A genomic stretch from Telopea speciosissima isolate NSW1024214 ecotype Mountain lineage chromosome 7, Tspe_v1, whole genome shotgun sequence includes:
- the LOC122667779 gene encoding O-fucosyltransferase 7-like, giving the protein MQKRRYRTFFLLRMVLTCSICVIALVALLSVHVLPSSNVPSLSESYKLPTQREIGRKRWVSELSWMQEFSPPQWSKVPPPLHKLDGAREILDSEKLWKQPRNRDFVPCVEPSSSYSSPPETRGYLLVHTNGGLNQMRAGICDMVAVARVINATLVIPELDKRSFWQDSSNFSDVFDEDHFISALANDIKVIKKLPKELATATKAVKHFRSWSGLDYYEDEIASMWEEYQVIRAAKSDSRLANNNLPPDIQKLRCRACYEALRFAPRIEAMGKLLMERMRSYGPYVALHLRYEKDMLAFSGCTHGLSPAEADELTTIRENTAYWKEKEIDSEEQRAKGYCPLTPKEVGMFLSALGYPSTTPIYIAAGEIYGGDSRMADLQSRFPLLMRKEKLASPDELEPFMNHASQMAALDYIVSVESDIFIPSYSGNMARAVEGHRRFLGHRKTISPDRKALVHLFDKLESLKEGKGLSDKIIEIHKRRQGSPRKRKGPISGTKGRERFRSEEPFYVNPLPDCLCQKGQNNTNTS; this is encoded by the exons atgcaGAAGCGTAGGTATAGAACCTTTTTCCTGCTGCGAATGGTGTTAACGTGTTCCATATGTGTAATAGCTCTAGTGGCTCTGCTCTCTGTACATGTTCTTCCTTCCTCAAATGTCCCGTCGCTTTCCGAATCTTACAAGCTCCCAACG CAACGTGAAATTGGACGCAAGAGGTGGGTCAGTGAACTAAGCTGGATGCAAGAGTTCTCTCCGCCCCAATGGTCCAAAGTGCCGCCGCCTTTGCATAag TTGGATGGTGCAAGGGAAATTTTGGATTCTGAGAAGTTGTGGAAGCAACCACGTAATCGTGATTTTGTTCCCTGTGTTGAACCTAGTTCATCCTATTCAT CTCCTCCAGAGACCCGGGGTTACCTGCTCGTTCACACTAATGGTGGCCTCAATCAGATGCGGGCTGGG ATTTGTGATATGGTAGCTGTGGCCCGTGTCATAAATGCTACCCTAGTAATTCCAGAACTTGATAAACGTTCATTTTGGCAAGATTCTAG CAACTTTTCTGATGTCTTTGATGAGGATCATTTTATAAGTGCTCTGGCCAATGATATTAAAGTTATTAAAAAACTTCCGAAGGAACTGGCAACTGCTACCAAAGCAGTGAAGCATTTTAGGAGCTGGTCTGGTTTAGATTACTACGAAGATGAGATAGCTAGCATGTGGGAAGAATATCAG GTTATCCGAGCTGCTAAATCTGATTCTCGCCTAGCAAATAATAACTTGCCTCCAGACATTCAGAAGCTGCGTTGCCGTGCTTGTTATGAGGCCCTTCGCTTTGCCCCTCGTATAGAGGCAATGGGAAAA TTGTTGATGGAACGCATGAGGTCCTATGGTCCTTACGTTGCATTACATTTACGTTATGAGAAGGACATGCTAGCCTTCAGTGGATGCACACATGGTCTGTCCCCAGCTGAAGCAGATGAACTAACTACAATCAG AGAGAACACTGCATATTGGAAGGAAAAGGAGATTGATTCCGAGGAACAGAGGGCCAAGGGATACTGTCCTTTAACTCCAAAAGAGGTTGGGATGTTCCTTTCTGCCCTCGGATACCCATCAACCACACCAATTTACATTGCTGCAGGAGAAATATATGGTGGGGATTCTCGGATGGCTGATCTTCAATCTCGCTTTCCACTATTAATGAGAAAG GAAAAATTGGCGTCTCCTGATGAGCTTGAACCTTTTATGAATCACGCATCCCAAATGGCTGCTCTTGACTACATTGTTTCAGTCGAGAGTGacatttttattccttcttaCTCTGGGAATATGGCACGGGCAGTTGAAGGTCACCGTCGGTTTTTGGGGCACCGGAAGACAATTTCTCCAGACAG GAAGGCACTCGTTCATCTGTTTGATAAACTGGAGTCACTAAAAGAAGGCAAAGGCTTATCTGATAAAATAATTGAAATCCATAAAAGAAG GCAAGGGTCCCCGCGTAAGAGGAAAGGCCCCATCTCAGGAACAAAGGGCAGAGAAAGGTTTCGATCAGAAGAACCATTTTATGTGAATCCATTACCAGATTGTTTATGTCAAAAGGGACAAAACAACACAAATACTTCATAA